Part of the Aquabacterium sp. OR-4 genome, TGCCGCCCCCGGGCTGGCGCTGCCGCTGCGCGTCTGCGGCACCGGCGAGCTGATGCACGGCGTGCTGCGCGCGCCGCGCCAGATGGCGCCGGGCCCGGGCGGCCCGGCCGCCAGCAGCCCCACCAGCCCCACCAGCCCCGCAGGCCACAGCACCCTTGCCACTGGCACTGGCACCGGCAGCGGCCGCGCGGCGGCAGCCGCCGGCGGGCGCGGCTTTGCCCAGCTGGCCACCGGCGACACCGCGCTGCGCCCGCTGGTCGAGCGTGCGCTGCGGGTCGTCAACCGCGACATGCCGATCATGCTGCTGGGCGAAACCGGCACCGGCAAGGAGGCCTTCGCCCAGGCCCTGCACGCCGCCAGCCTGCGCGCGGCGCGGCCCTTCGTAGCGCTGAACTGCGCCGCCATCCCCGACACGCTGATCGAGAGCGAGCTGTTCGGCTACCGCGACGGCGCCTTCACCGGCGCCCGCGCGCGCGGCGCCCGCGGCAAGGTGCTGCAGGCCGACGGCGGCACGCTGTTTCTCGACGAGATCGGCGACATGCCGCTGGCCCTGCAAAGCCGGCTGCTGCGCGTGCTGGCCGAGGGCGAGGTCACGCCGCTGGGCGCCGAGGAGGCGGTGGCCGTGAAGCTGAGCGTGGTCTGCGCCACCCACCAGGACCTGCCCACCCTGGTGGCGCAGCAGCGCTTTCGCGAAGACCTGTACTACCGCCTGGCCGGCGCCTGCTTTCGCCTGCCGCCGCTGCGCGAGCGCACCGACCGCGCCGAGCTGATCCAGCTGCTGCTGCGCCAGGAGGCCCAGGCCGCCAACCGCCCGGGCCTGCTGCTGGGCGAGCAGGCCCTGCAGCAGCTGATGGCCCACCGCTGGCCGGGCAACATCCGCCAGCTGCGCCTGGCGCTGCGCTATGCCTGCGCGGTGGCCGATGGCAGCGTGCTGCTGCCCGCCGACTTTGCCGATGACCTGTGGGCCACGGCCGGCAGCGCCGGGCGCACGCCAGGCCAGGCGCCCGCGGTCGGGGCCCCGGCTCAGGCCGCCCCACCGGCCACCACATCGGCAGCACCCCCGGCCGCAAACCCGGCCGCAACTCCGGCCACGCCGCAGGCCGCGCCGGCCGCCCCGGCCGCCCAGGTGGCCCAGGTGGCCGAGCGCCAGCGCATCGAGCAGGCCCTGCGCCAGCAGCGCTGGCGGGTGGGCGAGGCGGCGGCGCGGCTGGGCCTCTCGCGCGCCACGCTGTACCGACGCATCAAGGCGCTGGGCATCGTGGCGCCGCACCGCCTGCCGCCCGACGACGAGGGCAGCGGCACGGCGTAGCATCGCCGGCTCCAGCATTGCCGCGAAAGATGTTCCCCATGTCCCTGGCAGCCTCCATCGTCGTCGCGCTCGTCGGCCTGATCCATGTCTACATCCTGCTGCTCGAGATGCTGTGGTGGGACACGCCCAAGGGCCACAAGGCCTTCGGCCTGACGCCCGAGTTCGCCGCCGCCAGCAAGGTGCTGGCGGCCAACCAGGGCCTGTACAACGGCTTCCTGGCCGCCGGCCTGTTCTGGGGCCTGTGGCAGGGCGCGGCCGGCCGGCCGGTGCAGGCCTTCTTCCTGCTGTGCGTGCTGGTGGCCGGCCTGTACGGTGCGGCCACGGCCAGCCGCCGCATCCTGTTCGTGCAGGCCCTGCCGGCGGCCCTGGGCCTGGCCCTGCTGGCACTGGCCTGACAAGCTGTGAATGAACCTGCTGCGCGGGCCCATGGCGGCCCTGCCTTGTGAGTCCCTTGCCCGTCGCCGTGGGCGGGCTGGGCCAGCTCGGGCCGCTGCTGCGCCACTACGGCCGCGAGGGCGGCCGCCATGTGCACAGCCATGCCCAGGTGCTGTTCGGCCTGGACGGCGCGCTGTGCATGGAAGTGGAAGGACGCGATGCGCGGGTCGATGCCAGCAGCGGCCTGATCGTGCCGGCCGGCCAGGTGCACAGCTACCGCGCCGAGGGCCGCGCCCGCGTGCTGGTGTTCGATTGCGAGCACGCGCCGGCCCTGGCGCGCCTGCGCCGCCTGGCGCCGCCGCCCGGCTGGCGCGAGCGCCTGGCGGAGCAGCCCGCGCACGGCTTGCTCGAGGCGCTGCTGGGCCAGGCACGCACGTTGGCGCCGCGCCGGCCGATCGATTTCGAGGCGCTGGCCGCACGCATCGATGCCGAGCCGGCCGGTGACTGGAGCGTGGCCGCGCTGGCCGCCGCCTGCCACCTGAGCCCGCAGCGCCTGCGCGCGCGCTGCGCCGAGGCGCTGGGCTGCTCGCCGCAGCACTTTGTGCGCCAGCGCCGGCTGGCCCGCGCCGAGCAGTGGCTGCGCGCCGGCCTGGCGCTGGAGGCGGTGGCGCTGCAGGTGGGCTATGGCAGCGCCAGCGCGCTGTCGGTGGCACTGCGGCGCGAGCGCGGCACCGGCGCACGCCGCCTGCGGGCCGCCGCCACAGGACGAGCGCTGCGCGAAAGTTGAGCCCGCCAGCGCCGCCATGCTGGCCGGCATGTACCCGATCGCTCGTCCCTGGTTGGGCGTGGCCTGTGTCTGTGGCGCGGCCATGCTGTGGGGCACCACCGGCACCGCCCAGGCGCTGGCCGGTGCCCAGTTGCCCGCGCTGTGGTTTGGCGCGCTGCGCCTGGCCTTTGCCGCGGCCTTCTATGCCATGTTGGCGCTGGCCACCGGGGCCTGGCGGGCCAGCGCCTGGCGCGGCCTGTCGCCGGCCGCGGCGCTGGGGGCCGGCCTGTGCATGGCGGTCTACAACCTGGCCTTCTTTGCCGGCGTGCGGCTCACCGGCGTGGCGGTGGGCACGGCCATCGCCCTGGGCAGCGGGCCGCTGTGGGCCGGGCTGCTGCAGGCCGCGGTGCAGCGGCAGCCGCCGGCGGCGCACTGGTGGCTGGGCGCGGCGCTGGCGGTGGCCGGTGGCGTGCTGCTGGCCAGCGGCGGGCCGCTGCTGGCGGCCGGGGCTGCGGCGACGCTGCCGATCTCGCTGCCCGGCATCGCGCTGTGCCTGGTCTCCGGCCTGGCCTACGCCGTCTACAGCCTGCTCAACCAGCGCATGCTGCGGCAGGCTCCGGCGGCGGTGATCACGCTGTCGGCCTTTGGCGTGGCCGCCTTGCTGGCGCTGCCGGCCGCCGTGTGGCAGGCCGGCCTGCCGGCACCCGATGCGCGTGCGCTGGCGGCCACGGCCTACACCGGCGTCGTCACGGCCGGCCTGGCCTACCTGCTCTACAGCCACGCGCTGCACCATGTGAGCCTGGCCACCGGTGTGACGCTGGCGCTGACCGAGCCGGTGGTGGCCTTCGTGCTGGCCGTGGCCCTGCTGGGCGAGCCGGTGGGCGGCCCGGCGCTGGCCGGGCTGGCGCTGGTGCTGGCCGGCGTGCTGGGCGTGGTGCGCGCCGAGCTGCGCCGCGGCATTGCGGCCCCGGCCTGAGGGCCTGCCGCGGCCCTCAGGGCGCCGGCGGCAGCCAGCGCAGCAGGGTCTGGTACAGGCTCTCGGGATCCACCGGCTTGGCCAGGTGGTCGTCGATGCCGGCGTCGTGCCAGGCCTGGCGGTCGGGGCCGAAGGCATCGGCGCTCATGATCACGATGGCCGGGCGCGCGCCGCGCGGCGAGGCGGGCGGCACACCCGGCCCGGCAGCGCCCGACCCGGCAGCGCCCAATCCAGCAGCACCCGGCCCGGCAGCCCCTGGCGCGCCGGCCGGCGGGCGCAGCCGGCGCGCGGTGGCCAGGCCATCGAGCACCGGCATCTGCGCGCCCAGCAGCAGCAGATCCACCGGCTGGCTGGCGGCCAGCGCCAGGGCCTGCGCGCCATCACTGGCCAGCAGCACCTCCAGGCCGGCCAGGCGCAGCAGCTCGTAGAGCACGCTCTGGTTGATCGGGTTGTCCTCGGCCACCAGCACGCGCCGGCCGGCATGGCCACGGCGCAATGCCGCCTCGGCCAGCGCGCGGCCGGTGAGCTGCGCGGCGGCCACCGGCTGCGGCGTGCGCAGCACCTGCATCAGCAGCCGGTGCAGCGCCGAGGGCAGGACCGGCTTGCTCAGCACGCCCTCGCAGCGCAGGCCGCGCGGCGGCTGCCAGGCCTGCGCCGGCCCCTCGCCGGACGCCATCAGGATGGCCGGCGGCATGCCATCGCCCAGGGCCTTGCGCAGCGCGCGCAGCGTGGCCAGGCCGTCCAGCGGCTGCATGTCGCGGTCGATCAGCAGCAGGTCGAAGGGCGTGCCGCGCAGCATCGCCTGCTGCACCACCTGCAGCGCCTCGCGGCCACCCGGCACGCCCAGCACCTGCAGGCCCAGCTGCCCCAGCTGCCGGCCCAGGCTGGCCAGCGCCTCGGGCAGGTCGTCCACCACCAGGGCGCGCAGGCTCTGCAGGCGCACCGGCTCGTCGGCCTCGACCTGGTCGGCGGCGCGCTCCAGCCAGGCGGTGAACCAGAAGCGGCTGCCCTGGCCGGGCGTACTGGCCACGCCCACCTCACCGCCCATCAGCTGCGCCAGATGGCGCGTGAGCAGCAGGCCCAGGCCAGAGCCGGCCGGCCGGGCGCGGTGCTCGTCGGCCGGCGCATCGCCATCAAACAAGCGGGCCTGGGCCGCAGGCGCGATGCCCCGGCCGGTGTCGCGCACCTCCAGGCGCAGCAGCACGCGTGCGCCGGCCTCGCGCAGCAGCTCGCCGTGCAGGCGCACCGAGCCCTGGGTGGTGAACTTCACCCCGTTCGACAGCAGGTGCAGCAACGCCTGGCGCAGCCGCTGGGCGTCGCCGCGCAGGCGCCGCGGCAGCCCATGGGTGTCGAGCACCAGCTCCAGGCCCTTGCCCTGCGCCTGGCTGGCCAGCTGCTCGAAGCAGGCGCTGAACATCGCGTCGAGCGCAAACTCGGCCGGCTCGAGCTGCAGGCGGCCGGACTCGATGCGCGAGAGGTCTTGCAGGTCGTTGATCAGCTGCATCAGCCGGCGTGCCGCCGCATCCACCTGGCCCAGGCGCTCGCGCTGCAGCGGATCGCGGTTGTCGCGGGCCATCAGATGGTTCAGGCCGACGATGGCATGCATCGGCGTGCGGATCTCGTGGCCGATGTTCGACAGGAACGCGCTGCGCGCGCGGCTGGCGGCCTCGGCGCGCCGCAGCGCCTGGCGCAGCACGATCTCGCGCATGGCCGCATGGGCCAGCTCGCCGAGCAGCGCGATGTCCTGCTCGCGCCATTGGCGCGGCGCGAAGTCCACCGCGCAGAAGCTGCCCAGGCACAGGCCGTCGTCGGTGATCAGGGGCACGCCGGCATAGGCCCGGATGCCCAGCGAACGCACCGTGGGCACCTCGCGAAAGCCCGGATAGGCGGTGACATCGTCGAGCACCAGCGGGCCCTCGCACACCAGGCCGAAGTGGCAGAAGGTGCGGCCCTCGAGCTGGCGCACGCTGGCCAGCGGCTCCGCAAAACCGCTGTGGCTCTTGTAGAAATCGCGGCCCTCGTCCACCAGGGTCATGAACGACACCGGCGCGCCGATGAGGCGCGTGGCCAGGCGGGTCAGGCGGTCGAAGCTGTCTTCGGCCGGCGTGTCGAGCAGCTCGGTGGCCCGCACCGCGGCCAGCCGCGAAACGTGGGTGATGACTGCCTGCAGGGTGGCGTCGTCGGCAGCGCGTGGGGGAGGTACAAGCATGGCGGCGCGCACAAGGCCTCGGTGGGGCCACAGGCCGCGGCCAGCGGTGGCCGCACGATGCGCAGGGACCGCGGCGGATGATAGCGGCAGCTCAGAGGGTGCCTCTCATTTCGGGGACACCCTCTCAGTCGGGCTTGATCTTCGCCCGCGCCACCACCGCCTTCCAGCGCTGCTGCTCCAGCGCGATGAACTTCGCAAACTCGGCCGGCGTGTTGCCCACGGCCATGGCGGCGTCGCCATTCAGGCGCTCCACGGTGGCCGGCGCGCGCACCGCGGCCACGGCGGCGGTGGCCAGGCGGTCGGCGGCGGGCTGCGGCAGCGAGGCCGGCGCCAGCAGGCCGTACCACTGGGTCATCTCGAAGCCGGCAAAGCCCTGCTCGGCCACCGTGGGCACATCGGGCAGCTGGGCCAGGCGCTGCGTGGTGCCGGTGGCCAGGCAGCGCAGCTTGCCGGCGTGGATGAACTGCATCACCGCCGGGGCGCCCACCGAGGCCACATCCAGCCGGCCGGCCAGCAGGTCGGTGAGCTGCGGGCCGGTGCCGCGGTAGGGCACATGCAGCATGAAGGTCTCGCTGGCCATCTTCAGGTATTCCATCGCCAGATGGCCGGCGCTGCCGTTGCCGGCCGAGCCATAGTTGAGCTTGCCCGGGTTCTTTCTGGCAAAGGCGATCAGCTCGCGCAGGTTCTTCACCGGCAGGTCGGGGCGCACCAGGTACAGGCTGGGCACCTTGGCCAGCAGCGAGATCGGGCGGAAGTCCTTGTTCGGGTCGTAGGGCAGCTTGTCGAAGATGTACGGGTTGACCGCCAGCGTGCCGATGTGGCCCAGGATCAGCGTGTGCTGGTCGTCGGCGCGCGCCACCTCCTGCATGGCCACGTTGCCGGCGGCGCCGGGCTTGTTCTCGACGTACACGCTCTGGCCCAGCTGGCGGCCCAGCTCGAGCGCGGTGCTGCGCGCCACGATCTCCGAGCTGCCGCCCGGCGCAAAGGGCACCACAAGGCGGACGGGCTTGGCGGGCCAGGCCTGGGCACGCGCCAGGCCCGGCAGCGCCAGGCCGGCGCCGGTGGCCGTCACATGGGCCAGCCACTGGCGGCGTGAGCTGATCGGATGGGCGGGCTTCATGGGCAGGTCTCCTTGGGTCAGGGGTCTTGGGTCAACGGTAGAGCGCGGCGGCGCCCTGGTGCAGCACACGGTGGGCGGCCAGGGGGCCCAGGGCCGCGCGCAGCGGATCGAGCACCGCGGCATAGGCCGGCAGACGATCAGGGGCAAAGCTGGTGTGCGGCCAGTCGGAGCCCCACACCAGGCGCGGGCCGAACAGCGCGGCGGCGCGGCGGATGGCCGGCCACAACAGGGCATAGGGCGCGTGGGGCGCGGTGGATGGCGGCACGGGCGCCTCAGGCTGCGCGGGTGCCACGGGCTGCGCCGGCCCGGCGGCGGCGGCGCCCAGGCGATACCAGCCCGACAGCTTGAGCCAGGCGCCGCCCTCGGCCAGGGCCTGCGCGGCGGCCCAGGCCGGGTGCTCGTCGGCCAGGCCGGCATGCAGGCCGGCCAGGTGGTCGAGCACGAAGCACAGGCCGGTATCGGCCTGCCAGCGCGGCAGCATGGGCAGGGTGTCGGCCGTGACGTACCACTGCACATGCCAGCCGCGCGCGCGCAGGCGCGGCGCCAGGTGCTGCAGCTCGGCCGCCAGGGCCTGCGGCGCAGCGCCGTGGCCGGCCGGCGACACGCAGTTGAAGCGCACGCCGCGCACGCCGGCGGCGTGAAGCTGGTCGAGCGCCGCATCGCCGACATCGGGCGCCACCACCGCCACACCGCGGTGGCGGCCACCACCGGCCTGCAGCGCGCGCAGCATCAGCGTGTTGTCACAGCCGTAGACGCTGGGCTGCACCAGCACCAGGTGGCCCACACCATGCTGCGCGGCCAGCGCCTCGATCTGCGGCAGCGGCCGGTGCACCGGCTGGTAGTGGCCGGGGCGCACCGGCTGTGCGGCATCGAACACGTGCACATGGCAGTCCCAGCCGCCGGGCAGGGCGTTGCCGGCCCCGCCGTGGGCCCCATCGGCCATGGCGGGCAGATCGGGCGCGGTGGCCTGCGGCGACGGCGGCGCAGGCACCTCACTCACGGGTGATGCGCCGCTCGCGCACCACGCGCGCCCACAGCGCCTGCTGCTGCTTCAAAAACCCGCCGGCCTCGGCCTCGCCGCCGCCAAACACCTCGCCGCCCAGCGCACGCACGCGGCCCAGCAGCTCTGGCTCGGCCATGGCCTTGCGCAGCGCCGCGGCCAGCCGCGCGCGCACCGGCGCCGGCACGCCGGCGGGCGCCAGCAGCGGGTTCCATTCCAGCACCTCGTAGCCCTTCAGGCCGGCCTCGTCCAGCGAGGGCAGATCGGGCAGCACACGCGAGCGCAGCCGCGAGCTCACCGCCAGCGCGCGCAGGCGGCCCGACTGGATGTGGCCCAGCGACGAGGCCAGGTTGGCGAAGAACAGCGGCACCTGGCCGCCCATCACGTCGTTGAGCGCCGGGCCGCCGCCGCGGTAGGGGATGTGCAGCATCTCCACCCGCGCCATGGCCTCGAACAGCGCGCCGGCCAGGTGCTGGGCCGAGCCATTGCCCGACGAGGCATAGGCCAGCTTGCCCGGCTGGGCACGCGCCAGGCGCAGCACATCGGCCAGCGTGCGCGCCTCGAAGCCGGGCGTGCAGACCAGCACATTGGGAAACAGCGCCAGCACGCCCAGCGGCGCAAAGGCCGTGGCCGGCTCGTACGGCAGCTTGTCGAACAGCGCCGGGTTGACCGCGTACGACGAGGCATCCAGCAGCAGCAGCGAGCCATCGACCGGCCCGCGCGCCACCTGGGCGGCGGCCAGCGTGCCGCTGGCACCGGGCTTGTTCTCCACCACCACCGGCTGGCCCAGCGCCTCGGCCATGCGCGGGGCGATCAGGCGCGCCATCACATCGGCACCACCGCCGGCCGGGTAGCTCACCAGCAGCGTGATCGGCTTGCCGGCGGCGATGTCGCCAGCGGCCAGCACGGGCGCCGCCGGCGCGGCCAGCAGGCCGGCGCCGGCCGCCAGCAGCGCGCGGCGAGTGGGGGCATGGGCTCGGGTCATGGGGGTCCTCAGGTGATGGCCA contains:
- a CDS encoding tripartite tricarboxylate transporter substrate binding protein, which gives rise to MTRAHAPTRRALLAAGAGLLAAPAAPVLAAGDIAAGKPITLLVSYPAGGGADVMARLIAPRMAEALGQPVVVENKPGASGTLAAAQVARGPVDGSLLLLDASSYAVNPALFDKLPYEPATAFAPLGVLALFPNVLVCTPGFEARTLADVLRLARAQPGKLAYASSGNGSAQHLAGALFEAMARVEMLHIPYRGGGPALNDVMGGQVPLFFANLASSLGHIQSGRLRALAVSSRLRSRVLPDLPSLDEAGLKGYEVLEWNPLLAPAGVPAPVRARLAAALRKAMAEPELLGRVRALGGEVFGGGEAEAGGFLKQQQALWARVVRERRITRE
- a CDS encoding hybrid sensor histidine kinase/response regulator, coding for MLVPPPRAADDATLQAVITHVSRLAAVRATELLDTPAEDSFDRLTRLATRLIGAPVSFMTLVDEGRDFYKSHSGFAEPLASVRQLEGRTFCHFGLVCEGPLVLDDVTAYPGFREVPTVRSLGIRAYAGVPLITDDGLCLGSFCAVDFAPRQWREQDIALLGELAHAAMREIVLRQALRRAEAASRARSAFLSNIGHEIRTPMHAIVGLNHLMARDNRDPLQRERLGQVDAAARRLMQLINDLQDLSRIESGRLQLEPAEFALDAMFSACFEQLASQAQGKGLELVLDTHGLPRRLRGDAQRLRQALLHLLSNGVKFTTQGSVRLHGELLREAGARVLLRLEVRDTGRGIAPAAQARLFDGDAPADEHRARPAGSGLGLLLTRHLAQLMGGEVGVASTPGQGSRFWFTAWLERAADQVEADEPVRLQSLRALVVDDLPEALASLGRQLGQLGLQVLGVPGGREALQVVQQAMLRGTPFDLLLIDRDMQPLDGLATLRALRKALGDGMPPAILMASGEGPAQAWQPPRGLRCEGVLSKPVLPSALHRLLMQVLRTPQPVAAAQLTGRALAEAALRRGHAGRRVLVAEDNPINQSVLYELLRLAGLEVLLASDGAQALALAASQPVDLLLLGAQMPVLDGLATARRLRPPAGAPGAAGPGAAGLGAAGSGAAGPGVPPASPRGARPAIVIMSADAFGPDRQAWHDAGIDDHLAKPVDPESLYQTLLRWLPPAP
- a CDS encoding DUF1304 domain-containing protein, with the translated sequence MSLAASIVVALVGLIHVYILLLEMLWWDTPKGHKAFGLTPEFAAASKVLAANQGLYNGFLAAGLFWGLWQGAAGRPVQAFFLLCVLVAGLYGAATASRRILFVQALPAALGLALLALA
- a CDS encoding amidohydrolase family protein gives rise to the protein MSEVPAPPSPQATAPDLPAMADGAHGGAGNALPGGWDCHVHVFDAAQPVRPGHYQPVHRPLPQIEALAAQHGVGHLVLVQPSVYGCDNTLMLRALQAGGGRHRGVAVVAPDVGDAALDQLHAAGVRGVRFNCVSPAGHGAAPQALAAELQHLAPRLRARGWHVQWYVTADTLPMLPRWQADTGLCFVLDHLAGLHAGLADEHPAWAAAQALAEGGAWLKLSGWYRLGAAAAGPAQPVAPAQPEAPVPPSTAPHAPYALLWPAIRRAAALFGPRLVWGSDWPHTSFAPDRLPAYAAVLDPLRAALGPLAAHRVLHQGAAALYR
- a CDS encoding DMT family transporter, producing MYPIARPWLGVACVCGAAMLWGTTGTAQALAGAQLPALWFGALRLAFAAAFYAMLALATGAWRASAWRGLSPAAALGAGLCMAVYNLAFFAGVRLTGVAVGTAIALGSGPLWAGLLQAAVQRQPPAAHWWLGAALAVAGGVLLASGGPLLAAGAAATLPISLPGIALCLVSGLAYAVYSLLNQRMLRQAPAAVITLSAFGVAALLALPAAVWQAGLPAPDARALAATAYTGVVTAGLAYLLYSHALHHVSLATGVTLALTEPVVAFVLAVALLGEPVGGPALAGLALVLAGVLGVVRAELRRGIAAPA
- a CDS encoding sigma-54-dependent Fis family transcriptional regulator, producing MSDPESLQHVERVLGALERSPEADNTPPGQAAAPGALLRGSDAGGEAYIAASWQRSLQRHRLDPAGNSYRRVLGAAELRETAARVGALMDLARPHVDALDRHVAPANYCILLADAAGVTLDFRHRGDTDARFKRAGVRPGVCWAEESEGTNGVGTAIATRQAVLVHKTDHFRVDNIALSCSAAPVFGLDDELLAVLDASTLYSPYQRESQQLVFNLVQEKALLIENAYAEYRLRDHWRLSFGPGGSAGGRGAASELLLAFDEQGRIVAANRPARRLLERLCPASQPTLAALFETGAGQLVAQAHAAPGLALPLRVCGTGELMHGVLRAPRQMAPGPGGPAASSPTSPTSPAGHSTLATGTGTGSGRAAAAAGGRGFAQLATGDTALRPLVERALRVVNRDMPIMLLGETGTGKEAFAQALHAASLRAARPFVALNCAAIPDTLIESELFGYRDGAFTGARARGARGKVLQADGGTLFLDEIGDMPLALQSRLLRVLAEGEVTPLGAEEAVAVKLSVVCATHQDLPTLVAQQRFREDLYYRLAGACFRLPPLRERTDRAELIQLLLRQEAQAANRPGLLLGEQALQQLMAHRWPGNIRQLRLALRYACAVADGSVLLPADFADDLWATAGSAGRTPGQAPAVGAPAQAAPPATTSAAPPAANPAATPATPQAAPAAPAAQVAQVAERQRIEQALRQQRWRVGEAAARLGLSRATLYRRIKALGIVAPHRLPPDDEGSGTA
- a CDS encoding helix-turn-helix transcriptional regulator, with the protein product MPVAVGGLGQLGPLLRHYGREGGRHVHSHAQVLFGLDGALCMEVEGRDARVDASSGLIVPAGQVHSYRAEGRARVLVFDCEHAPALARLRRLAPPPGWRERLAEQPAHGLLEALLGQARTLAPRRPIDFEALAARIDAEPAGDWSVAALAAACHLSPQRLRARCAEALGCSPQHFVRQRRLARAEQWLRAGLALEAVALQVGYGSASALSVALRRERGTGARRLRAAATGRALRES
- a CDS encoding Bug family tripartite tricarboxylate transporter substrate binding protein, translating into MKPAHPISSRRQWLAHVTATGAGLALPGLARAQAWPAKPVRLVVPFAPGGSSEIVARSTALELGRQLGQSVYVENKPGAAGNVAMQEVARADDQHTLILGHIGTLAVNPYIFDKLPYDPNKDFRPISLLAKVPSLYLVRPDLPVKNLRELIAFARKNPGKLNYGSAGNGSAGHLAMEYLKMASETFMLHVPYRGTGPQLTDLLAGRLDVASVGAPAVMQFIHAGKLRCLATGTTQRLAQLPDVPTVAEQGFAGFEMTQWYGLLAPASLPQPAADRLATAAVAAVRAPATVERLNGDAAMAVGNTPAEFAKFIALEQQRWKAVVARAKIKPD